The window TACCTTTATCGTCAAAATAAGTTGCCTGATTGGCTGAATAAGGTGTTTATAGGCATGAGTTTTAGCGGTTGGATTGCCACATTGGCCGGATGGTACGTCACCGAGGTAGGCCGGCAACCCTATCTTGTGAGCGGCGTGTTGACCACACGGGATGCGGTAACGGGTCTACCGCCGGCCAATATAGCGCTAACATTTACGCTTTATGCAGCGCTATATATTGCTCTGCTGATTGCCTACATGGGAACGCTCACCCTGATGTGCCGCAAAGCCGTTGCGATTGAAGAAATTACGCAAGAAGAAAAAAACAAAGCACAGCGTGTCCGTTTTAATCCGGTCCAGACTAATTAGGAGAAGACCATGCCTTTTGAATCATTGTCTGCAGACACATTGGGGAATATTTTTATTGCCTTATTGGGATTGGCGGTACTGCTTTATGCGATTCTCGACGGATACGATTTGGGTGTTGGTGTTTTGTTTCCGCCACGCAACGAGCAGTTTAAAGACGCAATGGTAGCCTCTATTGGACCATACTGGGATGCCAATGAAACCTGGTTGGTGCTAGCGGTGGGTTTACTTTTAATTGCCTTTCCACAGGCGCATAGTGAAATCTTACAAACTTTATATCTGCCCGCCACTTTTATGCTAATGGGGCTTATTTTAAGGGGAGTTTCCTTCGACTTCCGTGCGAAAGTTGCTCAAACGAAAAAGAAAAAGTGGGATACCTGTTTTAAATACGGTTCTCTGTTGACGACGCTCTCTCAGGGATACATGTTAGGAATATGGGTGACCGGTCTGCGTACCGATTTCTATGCACAGGGTTTTGCTTTGTTATCCGCTTTCGGTGTTACCGCAGCTTACGCGTTTATCGGTGCTTGCTGGCTTATTCTTAAAACAGAGGGGGACTTACAACGAAAAGCCATCTATTGGGCAAAGCGATGCCTGACGATCCTGGCTGGGGGCATTATTGCCGTAAGTTTTTTAAATTTAACGTTGCACGAAGAAGTGCGAGCCCTCTGGTTGGAAAGCTCCCTGGGCATTGTATTGATGGCCATACCTATTACGTGTTTTGGTTTACTAGCTTTGTGTAGTGTCGTACTACAAAGGTTGCCTGAGGCGGGCGGTAAAGGAGAATGGCTTCCCTTTGCGTTAGCTCTGCTTGTATTTCTACTATGTTTTGCTGCCTTTGGGATAAGTTACTATCCCTATGTTGTGCCGGGACAGCTCACCATCATGCAAGCACTGGCAGACGCGAGTTCTCTTCGCTTTTTGTTGGTAGGTACTGTCGTAGTTGTACCTTGCATACTTGCTTACACCATTATGGTATATCGAATATTTGCCGGTAAATCGGAAAAACTCTCTTATTATTAAAAAACTAGGGAAAGCCTTGTCACGGTGACAAGACATTGAACTAGTTCTGATACTTACTGGTATCAATTGGATTTGGATAAATTCGACGCGATCTGCATTTAAGTTATCCGTTCTCAAAATCAAACAATCCTGCCGCTATAATTCCTATCATATTAGTTTCCTACACGTATCTTTCTGAAAAATTGAGAGTAGATGCTTTGCACATATAGCCGAATGTTGGCGTTCTGACAAACGACAGTTCTAATTTCACCTCATTGAGGTAATGTACTGTAAACCTCCCCTAAAATAGCGGCATACCTTTTTAGAGTTCTTCGGCGTAAACTGAGCCAAGAATGGAGAACTCCTGATGAAAAAGTCCCGTTACACAGAGTCACAGATCGTAAAGATCTTAAAGGAAGTGGAAGCAGGCAGACTGGTCAAAGAAGTCTGCCGTGAGTACGGTATTTCAGATGCTACCTACTACAACTGGAAAGCCAAGTACGGTGGTATGGAAGCGTCTGATATCAAAAGACTGAAAGATCTTGAAGACGAAAACCGCAGACTTAAAGCGATGTTTGCAGACTTAAGCCTGGAACACCGGATCCTCAAAGATATTGTCGAAAAAAAGCTGTAAAGCCAGCGATAAGACGCGAGCTTGTTAATTATGCGCGAGAGCAGCATGGTGCCAGTTTACGTCTTGCATGTCGCGCTGTTGGCATCAGTGACTCAGTCTACCGATATCAACCTGATCAATCGCGGGATGATAAGGTCATCGCCAAACTGATAGAAGCCGCTGAGCGTTATCCTGCTTACGGATTCAGCAAGCTGTACAAAATCCTGCGTCGTTGGGGCCATGGCTGGAATCATAAGCGTGTTCACCGGATTTACTGCGAGCTCAAGCTGAATAAACGACGCCGTGGAAAGCGACGGCTGCCAGCGAGAAACCCGGAGCCACTGGCCGTGCCGGCTCAGGCTAATCATTGCTGGTCAATGGATTTTATGTGCGACAGCCTGCAATGCGGCAGACGCTTCAGAACGTTCAATCTGGTAGACGATTTCAACCGTGAAGCACTGGCTATCGAGATTGACCTGAATCTGCCATCGCAGCGTGTAGTCAGAGTATTGGAGCGCGTCGTCGCCTGGCGGGGTTACCCCAGTAAACTTCGCATGGACAATGGGCCGGAATTTATCTCAGTCACGCTGGCAAGTTGGGCTGAAGAGCATGGTATTGCACTGGAATTTATTAAACCCGGAAAGCCTACGCAGAATTCTTTTATCGAGAGATTCAACCGCACTTACAGGACAGAAATACTCAACATGTATGTCTTCAAAACATTGAATGAAGTACGTGATCTGACCGAAAACTGGATGACAGAATACAACGAGGAACGACCCCATGATGCACTGAATGATCTGACACCATGGGAATATTTAAGCAAACATGAACAGGCCGAAACCTCTAATTATGGATGTAACTAATTAAGGGAGGTTTACATCAGATTGGATTAAATTAAGAAGTTCTCTATGAAGTCGATGCATAAATAAATGTAATCTACAAAATGGAAATTAACGGAAGTCAGCACTAATTAATAACTAGTATTTGACGATCCAAAGCTTAAGGATAACGATGCCAGTGACTCTGATTGTCTCACGATATTCATAGAAACATCAGATAAAGTATTTGCTTGCTCCAGGTTACTAGAAGCTTCTTCACTAACATTCAAAATATTATGTTCAATTTCTTTATACATTGCACTTTGTTCTTCGGCAGCAGAGGAAGTGTGAGTAGTGAAGTCTGAAATAAAAGAAACATCGTCAAAAATAACATTCAAAATCTCAACAGCCATTGTGGTTTGAGTTAAACAACTATTAGCAGTTGATTCACTTAACTTGATAGATGACACCCACTCTGACAAGGTAGATTGAATGGTTGACATTGAGTCTTGAATCTGAGAGGTTGCAGAATGAGTTCTCTTAGATAAAGACCTAACTTCATCAGCCACAACGGAAAAACCTCTACCGTGCTCCCCTGCCCGTGCGGCTTCAATAGCAGCATTTAGTGCAAGAAGATTTGTTTGGTCTGCGATACCCTGAATTTCCGCTGTAATGTTATTAATTAGATCTAACTTTTCTACCAAATTAGAAGTATTCTCATAAGATTTTTTTGCCTCGGTAGATAGCTCACTAACAGATTTTAGGGTATCGTTTATACTTGATGATGCCTCTTTACACTTTAAATGTATCTCAGAAACCTTTAAAGATGTATTGGAATTGTTTTTTGCCACATCATTGGTAGCCTCAGACATTTCATGAAGAGCGTCTAGTAGCTTCTGAATAACTTCGCTCTGTTTTTTGGCACTAAATTTAGAAGCTTTAGATAAACTTTCTAATTCACCTGCATCCTTGAGTAACTTCTTTGAACGATCGGAAGTTCGTCCTAATATAGTATTAGACTTCCCTTTATTAAGTGCGTCATTAAAGCGAATAATACTAACTAGCGAGTTTCCAAAAAAAACTTTTCTGGAAATACTGTCATAGTGAATCCTCATGGATTTTAATTCTTTAGGAATACTAAATAGTTCTTCAAAATAAAGAAAAAAAGCAAGTATTAGAAAAAGAAAGAAAAAAGATAGATGCAAATTCATCAGCATGAAAGAAATAAATGCCAAACACAAGAAAGCAAAGTGCTTGTATTTATCTAATAATTCATATGACTTACTTGATGATTTAATTTTCGAATAGAAGCTTTCGGCGCGATCTTTGAGCTTAACATCTATAGACCTTCTAACCGACTGATATCCGACAAGATTTCCTGACTCATATACAGGGGTAACAAACGCATCAACCCAATAATATCTTCCATCTTTACATCTATTCTTAACTATACCACGCCAAGGTTGTTCTGACTTCAATTTACTCCACATATCATAAAAAGCTATTTTTGGCATGTCAGGATGTCTGACAAGATTATGGTTTTTACCAACTAGTTCATCTAGAGAAAAGCCAGAAACAACGCAAAATTCAGGATTAGCATACTTTATTACACCGGATGTATCAGTTATGGAAACTAATTCAATATCATCACTAAATTTTACTTCTTCATCTTTTGTAAAAATATTATTCAAGAAAAACTCCTTTTTAGTATAAAAAGTCAGAAAAGCTAATCAGATATATTCCAACAGCCATTGTTCAGACTTACACGAAAAATTTTCTCTGAAATTTTTGTGGAAGTAATAATAATAAAATTATAATTAGAGACTTGCTTACATTCTATATTTTCTAGGTTAGAGAGGACGCCTGAGAACCTAGAGTTAAAAATCATTTCATTAGCCTCAATTAAATATAACGACTTTGATTGACAAAAATTAACTACAGCATCAACAATATAACAATTATTATTCATAACAATCACTTCACTACAACCTGATTTGTAACAAATCTAACCTCTTTTCGAAGATTGCGATATGCAGGTTGAAGAAAATTAACTCAGAAATATATCTAAATTCATCTTTGAATAATTCTCTATCATCTTCATATGCAGTTACAAAATAAATTTTTCAGTTTCGTCGCATAAATATACGCTACTGCATAGTATTTTCTCTGTTCCAAATACTTCATAGCATATGTACTCAATGTCGCCTTTGCTGAGTCTAGTAAAAGATGACCTCAAAGCTCTTTCTTCAAGAATCTTAATCTTTGAATTGGAACCTTTAGTTGACAAAATAAAAATATCAAATGGTTTCCTGTTTACACATGACAATAAGCTGAGGGAGTTTACATCATATTTATCAACTCTTTGTATTAAATTCAGATATTCACTGACCTCCTTTTTCAATATTTCTGTTGCTACGTAACTCTCAAAGTACATATCTACGAATGCCAACACAAAAATCTAAAAAAACTATTTAGATAAACTTAACAATCTAAATTATTTAGTTTTTAAGAAAAATTTTAAGTATATTAATATTTATTAATTTTGTATAAACATCTATATAGTTAGATCATTATGTTGTTAAAATAAATTAGAAGTTGTTCTAGGTCAATACAGGGTACTATAAACTCTGTAAATTATACTTTAGTATTAAAAGGATTTATAAGTGGTTTTTGGAATTTTACGACAAAATAAAGAAAGTTTGATTAGATCTAGCAGTTTTATACAAGCAAGAGAGTTAAACAAGTGGCTTACTGATCAAATACCTTGGGTTGAGATCAGAATAGACGGTAGCATCATTGATGTCAGTGATAAGTTTTTGTCTATTTTTGGTTATTCCAAATGTGAGTTGTTAAATTCGAATTACAATAAATTGTGCTCAGATAAACATAAAATTAGCACAGATTATTATAAGTTTTTGAGCAAACTAAAATTTGGTGAGACGTTTCAAAATACCTACCCAAGAATAACGAAAAATGGATCTACAGTTTGGCTTTCCTCATTTTGCATTCCACAAAAAAGAATTGATGAATTAGATTCAGTATTAGAACTATCTGTCGACATAACGAATAGTAAGAAATTTGAATTAATGCACTCATCTGTATCTAGAGCTATGGACCGGTTTCTATAGTTGTTAATTTTGATACACAAGGCAATGTAATCCACGCAAACAATAACTTTTTGCAGACATTTAGCTTGAAATGTAATGACTTGACTGACTTAGTACACAGGGATTTTTGTAAAAATATTACACAAAGAGAGTATGAAGATTTCTGGAGACAGTTAAATAAAGGAGTTTACCATCAGGGTCTTTTTAAGAGGTATGATAGGCATGAGAACGATATATGGTTAGAAGCTACGTATAATCCGGTTTTTAATGAGAATGGTGTGCTTGTTTCTATTATTAAAATAGCCAGCAACGTAACTGAACGTGTTCATACTACATCTAATTTACAACTTGCAGTCAAGGATGCCGCCTTTCATCTAGAGGAAACATCTAGAGATTGTATCAATAACATTCAGTCGAATAATTCAATATCAGCAATACTATATAATAGCGTCGATGATGCGTCTGAAATTATGAAGGAACTCGACGAACAAGCTGGTGATATTTTGAATATCGTATCAACAGTTAATGAATTAGCAAAACAGACTAACTTACTTGCATTAAATGCCAGTATAGAATCCTGTCGAGCCGGTTCGCATGGACGTGGCTTTTCTGTGGTAGCTGATGAGATAAGAAATTTGGCTACAAGAACTCGCAATTCAATAATTGAAATAGAAAAACTCGTAATATCACATCGTCAAGTATCAAGGGATTTATTTGAGAAAATTGAATACATTAAGAAGACTTCGATTAACGCTAATGAAGTATTAGACGTTTCAAAAACAATCGCTATCAGATTACAAGAGGCGTCTAACGAACTTAACATTTTTTTGGGAAAATTGAAAAGCAATGATTAAAAATGAATATTATGATGCTCTACAATATGCTAATCCAGTTTCTAGTTGTGCAGTAGAGATAATATCTCTCAACAACGAAATAAAAACTGAAATACTAGATTTATCAAAATCAATAAATGGCAAATACATGGATCCCTTTGTTTTATCATCTTCTGTAATAGATAAAATGAAATTAGTCGATTCACTCTTGCTCGTTGTTGGACATAAACCCACTTACAAGGATTTCTTAGATATTTATGAGTCAGAATGATCGTTTTAAGTTAAGCTTGTTCTTACTTTGCCTAATCTTTTTTACTTCAGGGTTTATATTTGGATCGATTGTTACAGTAACGGTCAGCTAGCTTCAGGTTAATTATGGTTTTATTGTCAGATACGAAATTGGAAGAGTTATTCGTTGTTGAAGCAGGATATGATGTAGACCTTGTATTTTTATCAATATTAATCTCAGTCTTTTCTTCCTATTGCTCCATATTTTTAGCTCGTAGGAAGGATGACTTCGGAGACGAAAAAGAAAAGCTTTATTGGAACTTAATCGTTTCAGTATTTCTTGGCATTGGCATATGGTCAATGCACTTTGTGGGCATGATGGCTTATAAGGTTTCCGTTGATGTTACTTTTAATTTTGGAATAACCTTTCTCTCTATATTTCCAGCTATTATGGCCGGTTATTTCGTATTTAACAACTTGGGTTTAAGAAGTATTTGGCCAAATTCCATACTTATGGCTTTAGGTATTGGGGGGATGCATTATCTAGGCATGTCGGCAATGTCTAGCAGTGCCATAATGGTGTATAGTCCTAAAATTGTCATTCTTTCATTAATCATTTCCACTTTACTTTCTTACTTTTCACTTTTTGCTGTTAATAACGTAAGAAAGCCAAGCTATTACAACAAAAATCTCATTGTTGCAGCTCTACTTCTAGGTTTTTCCATTTCTACTATGCATTATTTTGGAATGGAGGCGATGCAACTCTATTCCCACACAGACATGAATGCTGGAGAGCCCTCCTCGCAAAATAGTCTTCCAACATTAATTATAGCGGTAACATCTATATTCGGAATTTCTATTTTGATTATGGCTGAATTGCGGTACAGGAGGATCTTACTCATAAAATTCGAATCTGCGCTTTCAGTAATTCAAGACTCTCTATTCATATTTTCGAACAATGGTAAAATTATTTATTTTAACTCTTCTGCTTGTAGACTATTAAACCTATCTAACGATGAACTTTCAGGTAAATATATAAATGAGATATTTCATTTTGAAGCAGAAGAGAATGATTTACTTTTCAAACAAATACTTATTGATTACTCCTCTAAAGAGATAGATAAAACGATACGTTCCCATGTTGTATCACGCGGTTTTGGTAAAAAAACCGTTTCTATTAATGTGAAGAGGTTTCCTACCTATGATGGCAGTTTTATATGCACAGTTAAAGATATGTCAAATTTGGAAAATCATGAGGTTTTTATTCAAAAGGTTTTTGACGAATTACCACTTATGGTTTTTGTTAAGGACATAGATAGCCTTGTATTTACACATGTAAACAATGAAACTTTGAGATTCCTTGGGAAACACAAAAATAACGTTATCGGACATACTGATTTTGACATTTTTAATATTGACGATGCGCAATATTCATTTAATTCAGACGTTTTGTTTATCGAGAGCGGTGTGGATAAATCTTTTTACGAAGGTAACTTCGTTGTAAATGACAATACAAGATACCTTCGCATAACCAAGTCCATCATTAAAGATGTTTTCGGTAAGCCTAAGTACTTGTTATCAATAGCTGAAGATGCATCTCTTTTAATGAAAGCACAAACTAAAATAAAATCTTTAAATAAGCGTTTTTCGATGGCAACCGATGCAGCTCAAGTGGGAGTTTGGGAGTGGAACACTAAGAGTAATAATTTAATTTGGGATAGGCAGATGCATAAGATTTACGATGTTGATCTTGCTAGTTTTGAAAATTGGAAGAATAGAATTCATAAAGATGACAGAGATCATGTTTTGTCCGCTTTACATAAATCTGTCGAGTTGGGTAATGAATTTCATAGCGAATTTCGTATAATGTCAAGTTATGGTGATGTTAAATATATTCGAGCAGACTCTATAATTGAAAATGACATAATGTTTGGTATCAATTTTGATATTACAGAGAAGGTGTTAAAAGAGAATGAAATAAAAAACATTGCATTAAGCGATTCACTTACAGGTCTGCGAAACAGGGCTTATCTTCGTGATTACTTCGATGATCTTGTTCACAAGTACAATCGCAGACAACAGCCTTTTATTTGTTTTTATATTGATTTGGATTTATTTAAGCCTATAAATGACCGATTTGGTCATAATGCTGGTGACTTTTGTTTGGTAGAATTTTCTCGGCGTCTTAAAGAAAAAACTAGAATTACTGACTGTGTAGCGAGAGTTGGGGGGGATGAATTTGTAATCATTACTTCCGAATATTCCAGCAAGCTTGAAATTGAACAATATATTTCGCGAATTTTTGAGATTATAAGCTCGCCATTTCATTATGAGAGTAATCATTTAGTCTTAGGAATGAGCCTAGGATTTGCTTCTTATCCTGATGATGGTAATACATTAGACGAAATTATACATGTTGCAGACACTAGGATGCTTAACAGCAAAGCTTCGAAACGGAACTAATTTATTTTTCACATCTTATCTTCTTTAGTAATACATTAAATTCGTATATATAATCAGATAGCCTTTGCATTATATCTTCTTTTGAAACGTTATTAGCATTGACTAGATTGGAAAATATGCTTACTTTCAAGTGCCGTTTTTCTTCCCGAATCTTAAATAGATTTGGGTAGATATTGGTACTACATTTAGATAAGGGAAAAGCATATTTTGTAACTATTTTATCATTGTAAATCTCATTATATTGCCTTTCACTCTCAAGTGTAACTCCTATTAAATCTACAATTTCACAAATTTTTTCTAGAATGCCTTTTGTATCTTTATTTTCACACTTCACTCCCCACTTCATTATAAGTTTATTTTCGAGTAAAATTAGCTTATTAAGATTTTTATTTAGAAAACTAATTAAATCTTCTGATTCAAAAGAGCCGAGCCGATTTTTTTTCATTTTATCAAACTAAAACTATTGATTATTTTATTTTAAGACACATTTAAAATTACGTTATACTTTAAATGCATACCAACCAGGAATCTGCAACTTTTTAGCTATATATAGTTTTTTTAATAATATTACTGTAATTTAGTGATAAAGTTTTGTTTAAAGTAATTTGTTGTTTAATTTGGCCTAGCAAGAATGCTGTTTTTGTTATCTTTTACCGATTCGCCACCTCCCCTTTAGTGAGATCGTTCTGAGCTAAAGTTTTCCACTTTAGCTCAGTAAACATGCAATTTTCTAAGCTTTCACGTTCTTTTGTATCCCCACTGCAATCTGTTGCCTCTTTCAAGATGTGCTTAACTTGGTACAAATAAGGTATACTCCAAGAAGACCATTCAAAATCAGTTCTATAAATAGCTACAACAATGTATATTAGACTGCAATATGGAAACCAATGTATAATAGACTGATGTGCGATTTTACGGCTACTTACTCGCATCTACGAAAGAGCAGGATGCAACTCGCGCAAAAGCTGCTATTTCCGATTTTGCCAATTCACTCAATATTTCAATCACTGCGTTTTTTACAGAAAACGAATCGGGCACAACATTAAGTCGTCCAGAGCTAATCCTGTTACTGAATATTTGTGCCCCAGGTGATGCCGTCGTTATTGAGTCTATAGACCGGCTCACCCGTCTAACTGATTCTGATTGGCAAACACTCAAATCAGAATTAGCGGATTCGCATAATCGCAATGGATGTCCCAACTACGCATTCACTTGTCGATGCCAGTGATGAAATCACTGGTGCAATCATGCGCTTGATAAATAATCTCATCATCGACCTTATGGCGATATTTGCTAGAAGGGATTACGAGCTGCGTAAAGAGCGCCAACGTCAAGGCGTACAAAAAGCTAAAGCGCTAGGTAAGTATAGAGGCCGCCCAAGAAATGAAAGCAGGCGTGAAAAGATTGGGCCATACTGTAACCCTGATCAACTACCAGGCTGGCTGAATCATGTTTAAATTCCGGAATGAATGATCGTCTTTGTCTTTTCATTGAACACCTCGTTATTAAGTGTAATGCTACCACTTAAAATGGTGTTCGTGTCTAGTCTGCCACTACATACACCAGATATTGGGTTGCATTAAAATTAAAACCTCATTATCTTGTGGTTATAAGCCTAAGGACTGATATTTATACAGTGTAAGGCTGATGGTAGGAATTTGTTAATTTTATTGGACATAAACTGATGAAAATCGGACGAGATGCCAAGACAGGGCAATTTATAACTGTCAAAGAAGCTAAAAGAAGACCAGCAACAACGGTTGTTGAAACTATTAAACCAGCCAAAACAAAAGGACGGAAAAAGTAAAAAGCCGCCTAGGAAGCGGCTTTTGATAAAATCATGTCGAGGTTACTGAGAACTTACCCCCGGCTCCCTTCACACTGTGATTTTATATTGGGGAATATGATACTAGCAGTAGTGATCAGGGTTTGTAAATTC is drawn from Alteromonas sp. RKMC-009 and contains these coding sequences:
- a CDS encoding recombinase family protein, whose amino-acid sequence is MRFYGYLLASTKEQDATRAKAAISDFANSLNISITAFFTENESGTTLSRPELILLLNICAPGDAVVIESIDRLTRLTDSDWQTLKSELADSHNRNGCPNYAFTCRCQ
- a CDS encoding methyl-accepting chemotaxis protein gives rise to the protein MVVNFDTQGNVIHANNNFLQTFSLKCNDLTDLVHRDFCKNITQREYEDFWRQLNKGVYHQGLFKRYDRHENDIWLEATYNPVFNENGVLVSIIKIASNVTERVHTTSNLQLAVKDAAFHLEETSRDCINNIQSNNSISAILYNSVDDASEIMKELDEQAGDILNIVSTVNELAKQTNLLALNASIESCRAGSHGRGFSVVADEIRNLATRTRNSIIEIEKLVISHRQVSRDLFEKIEYIKKTSINANEVLDVSKTIAIRLQEASNELNIFLGKLKSND
- a CDS encoding methyl-accepting chemotaxis protein; its protein translation is MNNIFTKDEEVKFSDDIELVSITDTSGVIKYANPEFCVVSGFSLDELVGKNHNLVRHPDMPKIAFYDMWSKLKSEQPWRGIVKNRCKDGRYYWVDAFVTPVYESGNLVGYQSVRRSIDVKLKDRAESFYSKIKSSSKSYELLDKYKHFAFLCLAFISFMLMNLHLSFFFLFLILAFFLYFEELFSIPKELKSMRIHYDSISRKVFFGNSLVSIIRFNDALNKGKSNTILGRTSDRSKKLLKDAGELESLSKASKFSAKKQSEVIQKLLDALHEMSEATNDVAKNNSNTSLKVSEIHLKCKEASSSINDTLKSVSELSTEAKKSYENTSNLVEKLDLINNITAEIQGIADQTNLLALNAAIEAARAGEHGRGFSVVADEVRSLSKRTHSATSQIQDSMSTIQSTLSEWVSSIKLSESTANSCLTQTTMAVEILNVIFDDVSFISDFTTHTSSAAEEQSAMYKEIEHNILNVSEEASSNLEQANTLSDVSMNIVRQSESLASLSLSFGSSNTSY
- a CDS encoding diguanylate cyclase, with protein sequence MVLLSDTKLEELFVVEAGYDVDLVFLSILISVFSSYCSIFLARRKDDFGDEKEKLYWNLIVSVFLGIGIWSMHFVGMMAYKVSVDVTFNFGITFLSIFPAIMAGYFVFNNLGLRSIWPNSILMALGIGGMHYLGMSAMSSSAIMVYSPKIVILSLIISTLLSYFSLFAVNNVRKPSYYNKNLIVAALLLGFSISTMHYFGMEAMQLYSHTDMNAGEPSSQNSLPTLIIAVTSIFGISILIMAELRYRRILLIKFESALSVIQDSLFIFSNNGKIIYFNSSACRLLNLSNDELSGKYINEIFHFEAEENDLLFKQILIDYSSKEIDKTIRSHVVSRGFGKKTVSINVKRFPTYDGSFICTVKDMSNLENHEVFIQKVFDELPLMVFVKDIDSLVFTHVNNETLRFLGKHKNNVIGHTDFDIFNIDDAQYSFNSDVLFIESGVDKSFYEGNFVVNDNTRYLRITKSIIKDVFGKPKYLLSIAEDASLLMKAQTKIKSLNKRFSMATDAAQVGVWEWNTKSNNLIWDRQMHKIYDVDLASFENWKNRIHKDDRDHVLSALHKSVELGNEFHSEFRIMSSYGDVKYIRADSIIENDIMFGINFDITEKVLKENEIKNIALSDSLTGLRNRAYLRDYFDDLVHKYNRRQQPFICFYIDLDLFKPINDRFGHNAGDFCLVEFSRRLKEKTRITDCVARVGGDEFVIITSEYSSKLEIEQYISRIFEIISSPFHYESNHLVLGMSLGFASYPDDGNTLDEIIHVADTRMLNSKASKRN
- a CDS encoding cytochrome d ubiquinol oxidase subunit II: MPFESLSADTLGNIFIALLGLAVLLYAILDGYDLGVGVLFPPRNEQFKDAMVASIGPYWDANETWLVLAVGLLLIAFPQAHSEILQTLYLPATFMLMGLILRGVSFDFRAKVAQTKKKKWDTCFKYGSLLTTLSQGYMLGIWVTGLRTDFYAQGFALLSAFGVTAAYAFIGACWLILKTEGDLQRKAIYWAKRCLTILAGGIIAVSFLNLTLHEEVRALWLESSLGIVLMAIPITCFGLLALCSVVLQRLPEAGGKGEWLPFALALLVFLLCFAAFGISYYPYVVPGQLTIMQALADASSLRFLLVGTVVVVPCILAYTIMVYRIFAGKSEKLSYY
- a CDS encoding IS3 family transposase (programmed frameshift), with amino-acid sequence MKKSRYTESQIVKILKEVEAGRLVKEVCREYGISDATYYNWKAKYGGMEASDIKRLKDLEDENRRLKAMFADLSLEHRILKDIVEKKPVKPAIRRELVNYAREQHGASLRLACRAVGISDSVYRYQPDQSRDDKVIAKLIEAAERYPAYGFSKLYKILRRWGHGWNHKRVHRIYCELKLNKRRRGKRRLPARNPEPLAVPAQANHCWSMDFMCDSLQCGRRFRTFNLVDDFNREALAIEIDLNLPSQRVVRVLERVVAWRGYPSKLRMDNGPEFISVTLASWAEEHGIALEFIKPGKPTQNSFIERFNRTYRTEILNMYVFKTLNEVRDLTENWMTEYNEERPHDALNDLTPWEYLSKHEQAETSNYGCN
- a CDS encoding PAS domain-containing protein codes for the protein MVFGILRQNKESLIRSSSFIQARELNKWLTDQIPWVEIRIDGSIIDVSDKFLSIFGYSKCELLNSNYNKLCSDKHKISTDYYKFLSKLKFGETFQNTYPRITKNGSTVWLSSFCIPQKRIDELDSVLELSVDITNSKKFELMHSSVSRAMDRFL